In one Vidua chalybeata isolate OUT-0048 chromosome 4, bVidCha1 merged haplotype, whole genome shotgun sequence genomic region, the following are encoded:
- the LOC128787428 gene encoding ovocleidin-116-like, translating to MQTSLVCLCLCLLSTALATPVPPPLPRRAAGNCVGQHRILLKSCNAKLGFYIFKYVYSFSTRRNQTQIKKEEADHQSVIPSHRLDEDNARREPPAGSAGAAPEHSDNSSTEVIEYGIVFKPKNHSTPGISRDGPSPHPGTGTRAHGSGGGTGPIPSSSEGSGDLDLVVEVDGGAPILPQGERPSEVVVANRSSVRSEDKDDGAPRVVPVGEAMTDGRGRAPTTRGAGDEGSGEATVSGQGQEGVKQGTGTGGIALSSVTEKMEDVLVDAAGVNEYAYIPDSGSVTITHGSLGSTDRANGFTQLSPGKDDEVNIFIGRANIQVGEQETTQAGVTVGRENGSIPSVGSSRPLRRLDVTAAPSGDEDNSIPARRQPERLATTATPTRGDSVTSSLRDGRLTGEDEEGATSIGVDRGLVTPVPRTVTSGDITSPTVARIHGKDDDEVRGEGQKSKGKPDHVATTTPHHWGDMEAAITAPAKGASIRPAATEGDRTTPSVTASSHKAGTGTVLGRGGSGEVGTATSRPSRVEARPGTGMRVRPGGAGLDKTPRMGIAPSPSGKPSGWASSGAQTSVGGYDGDAGGRSHATKAGASPAPQAGQDTGSVAAGTGRERGRGGESETAVPGARGGRLPGHRGRRPGAGAPGTMATLGRSRQLDQVKRADELHVRERAFYSLGGAGGGPQGPYPGLGSADSSQSSEGDRGSHSESGQTGLQPSGWGSPGYPQGRWIQGPL from the exons ATGCAAACATCCCTTgtctgcctgtgcctgtgcctgctcagcacagccctcgCCACACCG GTGCCACCGCCGCTGCCtaggagagctgctgggaactGTGTGGGACAGCACCGG ATACTTCTGAAAAGCTGCAACGCCAAGCTTGGCTTCtacattttcaaatatgtttaCTCATTCTCAACGCGGAGGAACCAGACACAGATAAAG AAAGAAGAGGCTGACCACCAGAGTGTCATCCCCAGCCACCGGCTGGACGAAGATAATGCCAGACGAGAGCCACCGGCTGGCTCGGCTGGGGCGGCCCCAGAGCACAGTgacaacagcagcactgaagtgATCGAGTATGGGATTGTCTTCAAACCTAAAAACCACAGCACCCCGGGCATCAGCAGGGATGGTCCCAGTCCTCACCCTGGCACTGGCACACGAGCGCATGGCAGCGGTGGTGGCACGGGTCCCATCCCATCCAGCTCAGAGGGCAGCGGCGATCTGGATTTGGTGGTGGAGGTTGACGGCGGTGCTCCCATTCTTCCTCAGGGTGAACGCCCCAGTGAGGTTGTGGTGGCGAACAGGTCCAGTGTCAGGAGTGAGGATAAGGATGATGGTGCCCCCAGGGTGGTTCCGGTGGGGGAGGCCATGACTGATGGGAGGGGCAGGGCTCCTACTACCAGAGGGGCAGGGGATGAGGGCAGCGGGGAGGCCACTGTCTCTGGCCAAGGGCAGGAGGGTGTTAAGCAGGGTACAGGGACAGGAGGCATTGCTTTGTCCTCTGTCACTGAGAAGATGGAGGATGTCCTAGTGGATGCTGCAGGTGTGAATGAATATGCTTACATCCCCGATTCAGGCAGTGTCACCATCACCCatggcagcctgggcagcacagaCAGGGCCAACGGCTTCACCCAGCTCTCTCCAGGCAAGGATGACGAGGTTAACATCTTCATTGGGAGGGCCAACATCCAGGTGGGGGAGCAGGAAACCACCCAGGCAGGTGTCACAGTGGGTAGGGAGAATGGCAGCATCCCCtctgtgggaagcagcaggcCCCTCCGCAGGCTGGACGTCACTGCGGCACCCAGTGGTGATGAAGATAACAGCATCCCTGCCCGCAGGCAGCCTGAAAGACTGGCCACCACAGCCACGCCAACCCGCGGGGACAGCGTTACCAGCAGCCTCAGGGACGGCCGTCTCACTGGAGAGGATGAGGAAGGTGCCACCAGCATTGGTGTTGATAGAGGACTGGTAACCCCTGTCCCCCGGACGGTCACTAGTGGTGACATTACCAGCCCCACAGTGGCCAGAATCCATGGGAAAGATGATGATGAGGTGAGAGGAGAGGGGCAGAAGTCCAAGGGGAAGCCAGACCATGTGGCTACCACGACCCCCCACCACTGGGGTGACATGGAGGCGGCTATTACTGCCCCAGCCAAGGGGGCCAGCATCCGCCCGGCCGCTACCGAGGGGGACCGCACCACCCCGTCGGTGACAGCCAGCAGCCACAAGGCAGGCACGGgcactgtgctgggcaggggagggagtGGGGAAGTGGGGACAGCCACCTCCAGACCGTCCCGTGTGGAAGCACGGCCCGGGACAGGGATGAGGGTCCGTCcagggggagcagggctggacaAGACACCCAGGATGGGCATAGCACCATCCCCCAGTGGGAAACCCAGCGGCTGGGCATCGAGCGGGGCCCAGACAAGTGTTGGTGGCTACGACGGCGATGCCGGGGGCAGGTCTCATGCCACCAAAGCAGGAGCCAGCCCCGCTCCACAGGCAGGGCAAGACACGGGCAGCGTGGCAGCGGGCacgggccgggagcgggggcgAGGAGGAGAGAGCGAGACAGCAGTGCCGGGGGCCAGGGGCGGCCGCCTGCCCGGGCACCGTGGCAGGAGGCCGGGAGCTGGGGCGCCGGGCACCATGGCGACGCTGGGCCGCAGCCGGCAGCTGGACCAGGTGAAACGCGCTGACGAGCTCCACGTCCGCGAGCGGGCCTTTTACAGCctcggcggggcgggcggcggccccCAGGGCCCCTACCCAGGCCTCGGGAGCGCCGACAGCAGCCAGTCCTCCGAGGGGGACCGGGGCAGCCACAGCGAGAGTGGACAGACGGGACTGCAGCCCTCGGGGTGGGGATCCCCAGGGTACCCCCAAGGCCGCTGGATCCAGGGGCCCCTCTGA
- the LOC128787107 gene encoding dentin matrix acidic phosphoprotein 1-like: protein MRAAFLVLLLWAVACAYPVPGHEPTHPSALQEDTANEDYIGKMGNHLDGGDGRHPPASPETGENALARDLTGGNAVDEELGELSGQDVGGRAGQAQHVNQDHKDMSVHSGNDLGFLEVDARDTDDADNGDHYGTRANAFPSHGGGFLDEEDDSGDDTFDANGEEERGEGPTYVAGADGAGEHEHDAGRGDAGAGAGHGDSSSSSSSESIGADHRRYRSYGFGHAYRHRRASSSSQEEEESYDFQDEGMQGDDPSVFDGPGSSYRLRHAGPRALGNSGESAQRAGSHHWEEGDSRSPEVEDGDSGEDSPSVENNSQSEEPVDSQSEEKSSSQSREDGDGDGDGDGDGDGDGDGEDSPSREDEDSKSRESTDEQSDEEPGETPEVVRTLNEHSNSQTWERQEDWDSAEDRSVLSTPDSESREEEGELSKSREDDDDRSHSTDDSVEESEEDENDSVPSTSAESPESPEDDSSPEDNTGEDSRSTESDNSESQEDEDDMESHSQEDTTRESSSHGDDSSLQSPESGSHKQRLGALRHRPAADYDDNDCQDGY, encoded by the exons ATGAGGGCTGCATTCCTGGTGCTGCTTCTCTGGGCTGTGGCCTGTGCTTACCCT GTGCCTGGCCATGAACCCACCCACCCCAGCGCCCTGCAGGAG GATACCGCAAATGAAGATTACATCGGCAAGATGGGCAACCACCTAGATGGTGGAGATGGCAGACATCCTCCTGCCAGTCCAGAGACAGGGGAAAATGCACTTGCCAGGGACCTGACGGGTGGCAATGCCGTGGATGAGGAGCTGGGTGAGCTCAGTGGCCAAGATGTGGGAGGCCGAGCTGGGCAGGCTCAGCACGTGAACCAGGACCACAAAGACATGAGTGTCCACAGTGGGAACGACCTTGGTTTCCtg GAGGTGGATGCACGTGACACTGATGATGCTGACAACGGAGACCACTACGGCACCAGAGCCAACGCGTTTCCCTCCCACGGCGGCGGGTTCCTGGACGAGGAGGACGACAGTGGGGACGACACCTTCGACGCCaatggggaagaggagaggggtGAAGGCCCTACCTACGTGGCTGGTGCTGATGGGGCAGGGGAACACGAGCATGACGCTGGCCGTGGGGATGCCGGGGCTGGCGCGGGGCACGgcgacagcagcagcagcagcagcagcgagaGCATCGGGGCAGACCACCGGCGCTACAGGAGCTACGGCTTTGGCCACGCTTACAGGCACAGAcgggccagcagcagcagccaggaggaagaggagagctACGACTTCCAGGACGAAGGCATGCAGGGGGATGATCCCTCTGTCTTCGATGGCCCAGGCAGCAGCTACAGGTTGCGCCACGCTGGCCCCCGTGCTCTGGGGAACAGCGGGGAGAGTGCCCAGCGGGCTGGCTCCCACCACTGGGAGGAGGGTGACAGCAGGTCCCCCGAGGTGGAGGATGGTGACTCTGGAGAAGACAGCCCATCTGTGGAGAACAACAGTCAGTCAGAAGAGCCTGTTGACAGCCagtcagaggaaaaaagctCCAGCCAGTCcagggaggatggggatggggatggggatggggatggggatggggatggggatggggatggggaggatAGCCCCTCCAGGGAAGATGAGGACAGCAAGTCCAGGGAGAGCACTGATGAGCAGTCAGATGAAGAGCCAGGGGAGACCCCGGAGGTGGTGAGAACCTTGAATGAGCACAGCAACAGTCAAACATGGGAACGGCAGGAGGACTGGGATTCTGCTGAGGACAGGAGTGTGCTGTCCACACCTGACAGTGAGTCCAGGGAAGAAGAGGGTGAACTGAGCAAGTCCAGGGAAGATGATGATGACCGGAGCCATTCCACAGATGACTCTGTGGAGGAGTCAGAGGAGGATGAGAATGACTCTGTGCCAAGCACATCAGCTGAGAGCCCAGAGTCACCAGAGGACGACAGCAGCCCAGAAGACAACACAGGTGAGGACAGCAGGTCCACAGAGAGCGACAACAGCGAGTCCCAGGAAGATGAGGATGACATGGAGAGCCACTCCCAGGAGGATACCACCCGCGAGTCCAGCAGCCACGGGGAtgacagctccctgcagagtCCGGAGAGTGGGAGCCACAAGCAGCGGCTGGGTGCCCTCCGCCACAGACCTGCTGCTGACTATGATGACAATGACTGCCAGGATGGGTACTGA
- the IBSP gene encoding bone sialoprotein 2, with the protein MRSVLVFVCLVGMACTFSVKSWLRRPKLDDSEENAVFKSQHRHYLYKYIYVYSPQRRYQGSDSSEEEGDGSEEEEEGEPFYAGTKAAGHPAGVAPEDCQGALTGDVTSPQQGKGCQRIGQRTASKKEDSENEDSDENEENEEDEEVDENENGVNGTSTNTTESIGPHGNGTVVAQEGTGEAEEEEEEEEEEEEEEEEEEEEEEEAEATTIASTTNEEGLTQATTMDDGGPTDVTTDATTAGELWEYDVTARDHSRGDEGTTEGGYAEQDEYARGDSYRAYEDEYGYYKGHGYDVYGQDYYYSQ; encoded by the exons ATGAGGAGTGTCCTGGTGTTTGTCTGCCTGGTGGGGATGGCGTGCACCTTCTCG GTCAAGAGCTGGCTGCGGCGACCCAAGCTGGATGACTCTGAAGAGAACGCG GTTTTCAAGAGCCAGCACCGGCACTACCTGTACAAATACATCTACGTGTATTCCCCGCAGCGACGGTACCAG GGCAGTGACTCATCTGAGGAAGAGGGGGATGGCtcggaggaggaggaagagggg GAGCCATTTTATGCTGGCACCAAGGCAGCTGGACACCCCGCTGGAGTAGCCCCTGAGGACTGCCAAGGTGCACTGACAGGAGATGTCACATCCCCCCAGCAG GGCAAGGGCTGCCAAAGGATCGGGCAGAGGACTGCCAGCAAGAAGGAAGACTCTGAAAATGAAGACAGTGATGAGAATGAGGAGAATGAGGAGGACGAAGAAGTAGATGAGAATGAGAATGGTGTCAATGGCACAAGCACCAATACCACAGAGAGTATTGGACCTCATGGCAATGGCACTGTGGTGGCTCAGGAGGGCACTGGTgaagctgaggaagaggaggaagaggaggaggaggaagaagaagaagaagaagaggaagaggaggaggaagaggaagctgAAGCCACCACCATTGCAAGCACCACCAATGAAGAGGGTCTGACACAGGCGACCACTATGGATGACGGGGGACCCACAGATGTCACCACAGATGCCACCACAgctggggagctgtgggagTATGATGTGACAGCCAGGGACCACAGCCGGGGGGACGAGGGCACCACTGAGGGTGGGTACGCGGAACAGGATGAGTATGCACGCGGGGACAGCTACCGGGCCTATGAGGATGAGTACGGCTACTACAAAGGGCACGGCTACGATGTGTATGGCCAGGATTACTACTACAGCCAGtga